One genomic window of Lytechinus variegatus isolate NC3 chromosome 1, Lvar_3.0, whole genome shotgun sequence includes the following:
- the LOC121420409 gene encoding putative thiamine transporter SLC35F3 has product MESDKDNNQQNNGQQDPSAAEAPVSEMDSTLVEGAPAEGVPEGEAPPAKEAPADEKVEIEDEVKPTKGEAEQPGIEEATEKEPMLLPNSESEGHQGDGDHAAEVQKKVIPEQKQNGAHPTADQVPVEVTIEKCTKPPSSSYSTVRKILIGLSIGLGVAISWVAATQFMKAMYDENFDAPFFIIWFSTIWMLVCYPIYIIGSLVIFKDQRNAGWAGIKELYKADQQIYGERGMTLWNCLKLTGPFCALWIITNYMYAAALKFKSPTDVTALFVTNTAFIYVFSWIWLEELLILLPARLCSVLLSIVGTVLMMAADGFGGGSVIGVLLALGAAIGAALYKVLFKRFLGDATYGQVSLFLTMLALLNLVLLWPIMLGLYFGKREIMDWNNLPWAFLCGTSALGIVFNFLVNFGIALTYPLLISLANIVGIPINAVIDTAFLDMELPPLKIVGALLIIGGFIIMLLPETWQTKVACWKEGDAPCRRRGDMQRVPSEELEERTVRL; this is encoded by the exons ATGGAATCGGATAAAGACAATAACCAGCAAAACAATGGCCAGCAAGACCCATCAGCCGCAGAGGCTCCGGTGAGTGAAATGGACAGTACTCTGGTAGAAGGTGCTCCAGCGGAAGGTGTTCCAGAAGGAGAGGCTCCTCCAGCAAAAGAGGCTCCAGCAGATGAGAAAGTAGAGATTGAGGATGAGGTAAAGCCAACAAAAGGGGAGGCAGAACAACCGGGGATTGAGGAAGCAACAGAAAAGGAACCTATGCTTCTCCCGAACTCTGAGTCTGAAGGTCATCAAGGGGACGGTGATCATGCTGCAGAAGTGCAGAAAAAAGTAATACCGGAGCAAAAGCAAAATGGAGCCCATCCTACAG CTGATCAAGTACCAGTTGAAGTGACAATCGAAAAATGCACCAAACCGCCCTCTTCCTCCTATAGCACTGTCCGCAAGATTCTTATAGGTCTGTCCATTGGCCTTGGTGTTGCAATTTCGTGGGTGGCGGCTACTCAGTTCATGAAGGCAATGTACGATGAGAACTTTGATGCTCCGTTCTTTATCATCTGGTTCTCAACAATTTGGATGTTGGTGTGCTACCCAATCTACATCATTGGCTCCTTGGTGATCTTCAAGGATCAGAGGAATGCCGGCTGGGCTGGTATCAAAGAGTTATATAA GGCTGATCAGCAGATATATGGAGAGAGAGGCATGACTCTCTGGAACTGCCTAAAACTGACAGGTCCATTCTGTGCCCTGTGGATAATCACAAACTACATGTACGCTGCGGCTCTCAAGTTCAAGTCGCCGACGGATGTCACAGCACTCTTTGTCACCAATACTGCATTTATCTATGTATTCTCTTGGATTTGGTTGGAGGAACTGCTCATCCTTCTTCCTGCCAGG TTATGCTCGGTGCTTCTGTCCATTGTGGGTACTGTCTTGATGATGGCAGCTGATGGCTTTGGAGGCGGGAGTGTCATAGGAGTACTCTTGGCTTTGGGTGCTGCAATAGGAGCGGCCCTCTACAAG GTTCTGTTCAAGCGCTTCTTGGGTGATGCCACCTACGGTCAGGTGTCTCTATTTCTCACCATGCTGGCCCTGCTCAACCTCGTCCTCCTCTGGCCCATCATGCTCGGCCTCTACTTTGGCAAGCGGGAGATTATGGACTGGAACAACCTGCCTTGGGCGTTCCTCTGCGGGACGTCAGCTCTTGGCATTG TATTCAACTTCCTGGTTAATTTTGGAATAGCTCTCACCTACCCCCTCCTCATCTCCCTGGCTAATATTGTAGGGATCCCAATCAATGCAG tgATTGATACAGCATTCCTAGATATGGAGCTGCCTCCTCTTAAGATCGTTGGTGCCCTCCTCATCATCGGTGGTTTCATCATCATGCTCCTCCCCGAGACGTGGCAGACGAAGGTGGCATGCTGGAAGGAAGGCGACGCCCCCTGCAGGCGGAGAGGGGACATGCAGCGTGTACCGAGCGAGGAACTTGAAGAAAGAACTGTGAGGTTGTAG